In Caldisalinibacter kiritimatiensis, the following proteins share a genomic window:
- a CDS encoding tRNA 2-thiocytidine(32) synthetase TtcA: MKQILGAIRKAVEDFNLINDGDKIAVGVSGGKDSVTLLYGLKLFQHFSPVKYELEAISLTLGFDDFDLTPIKEFCSKIEVPYTIKETQIAKVVFDVRKEKNPCSLCAKMRRGALYEAVKERGCNKVALGHHADDAIETLFLSMLYSGRIKTFKPKSYLSRTDLHLIRPMVYIKEHQIIGAAKRHDIPTVKSPCPADKNTKREEMKQLLKTIYKEIPTSKDKILTAIQNKDQLGLWFE, from the coding sequence ATGAAACAAATTTTAGGTGCTATAAGAAAGGCAGTAGAAGATTTTAACCTAATAAATGATGGCGATAAGATAGCTGTAGGGGTTTCTGGTGGAAAGGACAGTGTAACCCTTTTATATGGTCTTAAATTATTTCAGCATTTCAGTCCTGTTAAATACGAATTAGAAGCTATATCATTAACATTAGGTTTTGATGATTTTGATTTAACACCTATTAAAGAATTTTGCTCTAAGATAGAAGTACCCTATACAATTAAAGAAACACAAATAGCAAAAGTCGTATTTGACGTAAGAAAAGAAAAAAATCCATGCTCTCTTTGTGCCAAAATGAGACGTGGTGCTTTATATGAAGCTGTAAAGGAACGAGGGTGTAATAAAGTTGCACTAGGACATCATGCAGATGATGCAATAGAAACTCTTTTTTTAAGTATGCTTTACTCTGGCAGAATAAAAACTTTTAAACCTAAAAGCTATTTATCTAGAACCGACCTACATCTTATAAGGCCTATGGTATACATTAAAGAGCATCAAATAATAGGAGCAGCTAAAAGACATGACATACCTACAGTTAAAAGTCCTTGTCCTGCAGATAAAAATACTAAAAGAGAAGAAATGAAGCAACTTCTAAAAACTATTTATAAAGAAATACCTACATCAAAAGATAAAATACTTACAGCTATACAAAATAAAGACCAATTAGGTTTATGGTTTGAATAA